Genomic window (Streptosporangium brasiliense):
GACGGGCCGGCCGCTGGTCGACCACCTGGACGGCGCGCGGATCTGGGACGGCACCGTCATCCGCCGCCGCGCCGAGCCGTTGCGGGCCGAGGCGGGCATCGCCGTGCTGTACGGGAACCTGGCCCCCTCCGGCGCCGTCGTCAAGCCCGCGGCGGCCTCGCCCGAGCTGATGCGCCACCGGGGCAGGGCCGTCGTCTTCGACAGCGTCGAGGACATGCACGCCCGGATCGACGACCCGGACCTCGACGTCGACGCCTCCTCGGTGCTGGTGCTGCGCGGGTGCGGGCCCAAGGGATACCCGGGGATGCCGGAGGTGGCGAACATGCCGCTGCCCGCCAAGCTCCTGGAGCGGGGGGTGCGGGACATGGTGCGGATCTGCGACGGACGGATGAGCGGCACGGCGTACGGGACGGTCGTGCTGCACGTGGCGCCCGAGGCCGCCGCGGGCGGCCCGCTGGGCCTCATCCGGACCGGGGACCACGTGATCCTGGACGTCGAGGCCAGGCGGCTGGAGGTCGACCTCCCCCAGGAGGAGCTGGACCGGCGCCGGCCCTCGCCCGCCATGGTGGCGGCCTTCGCCGCGCCCGCGCGGGGCTGGGAGCGTCTCTACGTCGACCACGTGATGCAGGCAGACCAGGGCGCTGACCTGGACTTCCTCGTCGGGTCCAGCGGACACGAGGTCTCGCGCGAGTCCCACTGACCGCGGGCGGAGCGGCGGCGCGCTCCGCCCGCGGTGATCGCCGGGTCCGTGGCCGGGGCCGGACGTCAGACCTTGACTGTTCCGCGGTGGTCCTCGCGCCGCTGGGCGGCGAGTTCCCTGTGCAGCTTCTCGCCCTCGATGTCGAGGTCGGGCAGGGCCCGCTCCAGGGCGCGCGGCAGCCACCAGGCCTCGCGGCCGAGCAGCGACATCACCGCCGGCACCAGGGCCATGCGGACGACGAACGCGTCGATGAGCACCCCGACGGCCAGCGCGAAGCCCATGGATTTGATGATCGGGTCGTGCATGAACACGAACCCGCCGAACACGGCGGTCATGATCAGCGCGGCGGCGGTGACGACGCGGGCGTTGTGGCCCATGCCGTTGACGGTGGCCTGCTGGGCGGTGTCGCCGTGGACGAAGTCCTCGCGCATGCGGGAGACGAGGAAGACCTCGTAATCCATGGCCAGGCCGAACAGGATGCCGATGAGGAGGATCGGCAGGAAGCTGACCAGGGGTCCGGGGACGTCGATGCCGAGCAGATCGGCCAGGTGGCCCTGCTGGAAGATGGCCACGGTGATGCCGAACGTGGCGCCGATGGTGAGCAGGAAGCCCAGCGCCGCCTTGAAGGGCACCAGCAGGGAGCGGAACACCAGCATGAGCAGCAGGATCGACAGGCCGACCACGAGCAGGAGGTAGACGGGCATCGCGCCGGCGAGTTTGGCGGAGACGTCGATGCCGATGGCGGTGACTCCGGACAGGGCGATGTCGGCGCCCTGGACGCCGGCCACGCGCTCCCGGATGGAGCGCACGGCCTCCTCGGTGGCCGCGTCGGTGGGGCCGGCCTTGGGGATGACGGTCAGCAGCACGGTCGTGCCCTGCTGGTTGGCCTGCGGTGGGGAGACGGCGAGCACGCCGGGGGTGCCCTGGATCAACTGCGCGGCCTGCTTGGCGGCCGCGCCGGTGGCCTGGGCGTCGTCGCCGGAGACGACGGCGATCAGCCGGCCGTTGAAGCCGGGCCCGAATCCCTCGCCGATCAGGTCGTAGGCCTCGCGGGCCGCGGAGCCGGAGGAGGCGGTGCCGGCGTCGGGCAGTGCCAGGCGCATGTCCTGGACGGGCAGGGCCAGCGCGCCCAGCCCCAGGACGCCGGCCAGCAGGACCGGGACGCGCAGGCGGGTGACGGTCCGGCCCCAGCGGAAGCCGAACCCCTCGCGCCCGGGTCCGGACGCCCGCCCGCCGCGCTGCCCGCGCGGCAGCACCCGGGTGCCGGCGAAGCCGAGGAAGGCGGGCAGCAGGGTGAGGGCGACCAGGACGGCCACCGCGATGGTGCCCGCCGCGGCCAGGCCCATGACGCTCAGGAAGGGGATGCCGACCACGGCGAGGCCGGCCAGGGCGATGACGACGGTGGCGCCGGCGAAGACGACGGCCGAACCCGCGGTGCCGGTCGCACGCCCGGCGGCCTCCTCCGCCTCCATGCCCTCGGCGAGGTACTGGCGGTAGCGGGAGGTGATGAACAGCGAGTAGTCGATCCCGACGGCCAGCCCCAGCATCAGTGCCAGGATGGGCGCGGTGGCGGTCAGCTCGACCACGCCGCTGAGGGCGAACAGCCCGGCCATCCCGGCCGCGACGCCGATCAGCGCGTTGAGCAGCGTCATGCCGGCGGCCACCAGGGAGCCGAAGGTGATGACGAGGACCACCGCGGCGACCAGGACACCGAGCGCCTCGGTGGAGCCGATCTCCACCTCGGCCTTCATGATCTCACCGCCGTGCTCGACCCGGAGCCCCCGCACGGAGGAGCCGACCCGCTCGTACGCCGCCCGCTGGGCGTCGGTGACATCGTCGGCGGCGGTGGCGAACTGGACCTGGACCAGCGCGTAGCGGCCGTCCGGTGAGACGGCGCCGACCTGGAAGGGGTCCATGGCGGCGATCACGCCGGGGACCCCGGCGGCCTCCCGCACGACCGGCGCGACCGCGGGGGCGTCGAGTTTCCGCCCCTCGGACGCCGCGATGACGATGGTGCCGGTGGTGCCGCCGGCCTGCGGGAACTGCCGCCGCAGGGAGTCGAGCGCCCGCTGGGACTCGGTGCCGGGCATCGTGAAGTTGTCGGTGGTGGGGCCCATGAAGGCGGCGGCCGCCCCACCGAGCAGGGCGAGCAGGATCAGCCAGACGGCGAGGACACGTCCCCGGCGGCGGAAGGAGGACCGGCCGAGCCGGTACAGCACAGAAGCCATGACAGTGGTTGTCTTTTCTCGAAGGTTCAGCGGGGTTCGCGGGCGAGTGTCCGCAGGGCGCCGCGGATCAGCTCGGTACGCAGGTCCTCATCCGTCACCTGCACGTCGCTGGCGCTGGTGACGAAGACGGCTCCCACGACCATGTAGGCGGCGACCAGGTCCCCGGGCTCGGTCGAACCGCCCGCCAGCGCCGCCAGCAGCCGATCGGTGATGGCGGGGATGGCGCCCAGCGCCGGATGGCTGGTCATCGCGGGAACGTCCTGGAACAGGATCTTGAGCTCACGCCGGAAACGCATGGCCAGATCGACGAAACCGGTGACGGCCGCTTCGGCGGCCCGATCTCCGTCCAGGCCGGAGAGCCGGGCGTCCAGCGCGGCCAGCCCCTCGCCGGCCGGGGTCAGCAGCTCGGTGAGGATCGCGTCCTTGCCGGCGAAGTGATACAGCAAGGACGCCTTCGAGCAGCCCACGACCTGGGCGATGTCGTGCAGCGACGTGCCCTTGTAACCGCCCGTCGCGAACAGCTGCAACGCCGACTCCAGGATGTGGCCGCGCAGGGCGGAAGCGGGACGTGGCATGTCCTCACAATAACTGTCCGATCGGTCAGTCCTGACCGATCGGACAGGAGTGAGGTGTGGCCTTCCTCACAGCCGAGGCCGGCCGGGCGGCCGGCGAGTGTCACCGGCCGCACGGGACGGCTCGGCGCCGGCGCCCGGTACGATCCGCGTTCCGGTCCGATCCCTTCTGGCGGCGGTGGCCGTCTTATGGTCATGGACACGTGTCGGCGTGGGCGGAGGTAGCCGTGGTGGAGGACCGAGGCAGTGGCGGTCTGGCGGAGGAGGCGGCTGTGGTGGGCGCCGCGGTGGCCGGCGACGAGGAAGCGGCTGTGGTGGGCGCCGCGGTGGCCGGTGACGAGGGGGCGTTCGGAGCGCTCGCCGAGTCCGTCCGCCGGGAGCTGCGGGTGCACTGCTACCGGATGCTCGGCTCCTACGACGAGGCTGAGGACATCGTTCAGGAGACGTTCCTGCGGGCGTGGCGCCGCCGGGAGACCTACGAGGGGCGGTCGACGTTCCGGGCCTGGCTGTACAAGATCGCGACGAACGCGTGCCTGGACGTGATCGACCGGAACAGGCGGCGGGCGGCCCCCTACCAGGTTCCGCCGCTGGTCGATCCGGGCGCGCCGGTGCGGCCGCCCGCTTACGTGCCGTGGTTGCAGCCGGTCCCGGACCGGCTGCTGGAGCCGGCCGCCGACAGTGCCCAGGGGCCGGAGTCGGCGGCGGTCGCGCGCGAGACGATCGAGCTCGCCTTCCTGGTGGCGATCCAGCACCTGCCCGCCCGGCAGCGGGCCGTGTTGATCACCAGGGACGTGCTGGGCTGGCCGGCCGCCGAGACGGCCGCGCTGCTGGGCACCAGCCTGGCGTCGGTGAAGAGCGCGTTGCAGCGGGCGCGGGCGACGCTGAAGCAGCACCTGCCGCAGCGGCGCGAGGACTGGGCGCCGCCGGCCGAGCCGAGCGCGGACGAGCGCGCGCTGTTGCGGCGCTACGTCCAGGCGCATGAGCGGGCCGATCTGGGCGCGCTCGCCGGGATGCTCGCCGAGGACGTGCAGATGACGATGCCGCCGCAGCCGGCGTGGCTGGTCGGGCGGAGCGCGCTGCTGGCCTTCAGCGGACAGGTCTTCGACGCCGGTTCGGAATGGTTTCACGGGCGCTGGCGCAGCGTCGTCACCGGCGCGAATCTGCAGCCCGCGGTGGCGCACTACGTCGAACGCCCCACGGCGGGCGAGATCAGGGACCCGGCCGGACGGTTCCACGGCCAGGTGCTGGACGTGCTGCGGATCGACGGCGGCCGGATCACCGCGATCACGTCGTTCGAACCGCGCTACTTCGCGGCGTTCGGCCTGCCCCCGGCCCTGCCGTGAGCGCGGGATTCCGGCGCCGCGAAGTGGTCCTGGCCTGCGGTGAGGTCCGCGACTACGACGCGGCCGCCTGGCGCGACGCGCTCGTCCGGGTGCAGGGTGCGGGGGTCGAGCTCGAAACGGTCAGCGGCGCCCGCCGGCGCTTCGGCCACGGCGCGGTGCTGTGCCTGGCCGGTCTTCCGCTGCGCGCGCTGCGCAATCCGGGGCCAGGGCTGGTCACACTGATCGCGATAAGCCGGGACCGGACCGATTCCTTCTCCGCCGAGGCGCCGTCATACAGCCAAGAACACGGCACAACGCCTGAAACGGAGCAGCAACCATGTCTACCACCGGGGAAAAGACGGTCGCGGTGAACGCGTCGCTCCTCTCCAAGGACGGAACCGAGATCGCGTTCGAGCGGCTCGGCGCCGGGCCCGCGGTCATCCTCGTGTCCTCGGCACTGGCCGACCGCTCCGACGCCCGTAAGCTCGCCGGCCTGCTCGCCCAGCACTTCACCGTGATCAACTACGACCGGCGGGGCCGGGGCGCCAGCGGCGACGCCGCCGGGTACGCGGTCGAACGCGAGGTCGAGGACATCGCGGCCCTGATCGACGAGGTCGGGGGGGCGGCGTCGGTGTTCGGGAGCTCATCGGGGGCGGTGCTGGCGCTGCGTGCCGCGGCGGCCGGGCTCGACATCGAGAAACTGGTGCTCTACGAGCCGCCGTTCGTGATCGGCGACGACGGCTCCGGCCCGCCCGAGGACTACGCCCGGCATCTCGACGCGCTGCTGGCCGCCGGCCGGCGCGGTGACGCGGTCAAATACTTCATGACCGAGGCACAGGGCATGCCCGCGTTCATGGTGACCATGATGCGGCTGATGCCGGGTGTGTGGTCGAGCCTCAAGGCGCTGGCGCACACGCTGCCCTACGACGCCGCGGTGATGGGCGAGACCCAGCGGGGCAGGCCGCTGGAGGCCGGCCGATGGGCGGCCGCGGAAGCGCCGGCCCTGGTGCTGACCGGCGGCAGGAGCCCGGCCGGATTCCACAGTGCCGCACGGGCGCTGGCCGACATCCTGCCCGGCGCCGAACACCGTACCCTGCCCGGCCTCAACCACGGCGCGGTGGTCATGGCCCCCGGAAAGCTCGCGCCCGCGCTCGTGGAATTCCTGTACGGCTGAGCCGGGCACCGATCCCTTTCCGGGCGCTGTGCCGTCATACAAGCAGATCCGACAACATCGAAGCGGACAGGAGACACTCATGTCGAACAAGCAGGACACCGCGATGGCCGCGCTCGACCGGCTCGCCGGCACCTGGGAGGTGAGCGGCGAGGCGACCGGCCAGGTCACCTACTCCTGGCTGGCAGGCGGTCACTTCCTCAAGCAGGAAGTCGACATCCGGCAGGCCGGCCAGCACATCGTCGGCATCGAGATCATCGGCCGGGAGAGGCTGTTCGGCGCCGAGGAACCGAGCAAGGACATCAAGTCCCGGTTCTACGGCAGCCAGGGCGAGACTCTCGACTACGTCTACGAGATCGACGGCGACACGCTCACCATCTGGGGCGGGGAGAAAGGCTCGCCCGCCTACTACCGCGCGGTGTTCAGCTCCGACGGCGACACCCTGTCCGGGGACTGGATCTGGCCCGGCGGCGGCTACCACGCCGAACAGCGCCGCATCCGATGAACGCGCCCGGAGCGAGCGGCCCGTCCCGGGCTCCGGTGGTCACGCTGGTGACGGCCGGGCCGTCGAACGGGGACGCCGCCGGGTCCGGGTTCAGCGGTCGTTGACGGGCTGGTCGTCCTGGTAGACGTCGGGGATGCTGTCGTGGTCGCGATCGGCGGTCTCGATCTCGTGGATGCGCCGGTAGGCGCGGTTGCGCACGCGGAGGATCACCGTCGCGGCCAGCGCCGCGAGCAGGGAGCCGGTCAGGACCGCCACCTTGACGTGCTCGCCGCGGCCGGTGCCGGCTCCGAAGGCCAGCTCCCCGACGAGCAGGGACACGGTGAACCCGATGCCCCCCAGGACCGCCAGTCCGGCGACATCGACCCAGGCCAGGTTCTCGTCCAGGTCGGCACGGGTGAAGCGGGCCACCAGCCAGGTGGCGGCCATGATCCCGATGGGTTTGCCGACGATGAGCCCCGCGACGACGCCGATCGCGACCGGGTCGGCCAGCGCGGTGGCCGGCCCGCTCGGGCCGCCCAGGGCGACGCCGGCCGACAGGAAGGCGAAGACCGGGACGGCCACCCCGGCCGAGATCGGCCGGAAGCGGTGCTCGAAGTGCTCGGCCAGGCCGGGACCGGCCTGCGGGCCGCCGGCCTGCTCGCTGCGGGCGACCGGTACGGCGAAGCC
Coding sequences:
- a CDS encoding alpha/beta fold hydrolase, with the translated sequence MSTTGEKTVAVNASLLSKDGTEIAFERLGAGPAVILVSSALADRSDARKLAGLLAQHFTVINYDRRGRGASGDAAGYAVEREVEDIAALIDEVGGAASVFGSSSGAVLALRAAAAGLDIEKLVLYEPPFVIGDDGSGPPEDYARHLDALLAAGRRGDAVKYFMTEAQGMPAFMVTMMRLMPGVWSSLKALAHTLPYDAAVMGETQRGRPLEAGRWAAAEAPALVLTGGRSPAGFHSAARALADILPGAEHRTLPGLNHGAVVMAPGKLAPALVEFLYG
- a CDS encoding TetR/AcrR family transcriptional regulator; translated protein: MPRPASALRGHILESALQLFATGGYKGTSLHDIAQVVGCSKASLLYHFAGKDAILTELLTPAGEGLAALDARLSGLDGDRAAEAAVTGFVDLAMRFRRELKILFQDVPAMTSHPALGAIPAITDRLLAALAGGSTEPGDLVAAYMVVGAVFVTSASDVQVTDEDLRTELIRGALRTLAREPR
- a CDS encoding MMPL family transporter, which gives rise to MASVLYRLGRSSFRRRGRVLAVWLILLALLGGAAAAFMGPTTDNFTMPGTESQRALDSLRRQFPQAGGTTGTIVIAASEGRKLDAPAVAPVVREAAGVPGVIAAMDPFQVGAVSPDGRYALVQVQFATAADDVTDAQRAAYERVGSSVRGLRVEHGGEIMKAEVEIGSTEALGVLVAAVVLVITFGSLVAAGMTLLNALIGVAAGMAGLFALSGVVELTATAPILALMLGLAVGIDYSLFITSRYRQYLAEGMEAEEAAGRATGTAGSAVVFAGATVVIALAGLAVVGIPFLSVMGLAAAGTIAVAVLVALTLLPAFLGFAGTRVLPRGQRGGRASGPGREGFGFRWGRTVTRLRVPVLLAGVLGLGALALPVQDMRLALPDAGTASSGSAAREAYDLIGEGFGPGFNGRLIAVVSGDDAQATGAAAKQAAQLIQGTPGVLAVSPPQANQQGTTVLLTVIPKAGPTDAATEEAVRSIRERVAGVQGADIALSGVTAIGIDVSAKLAGAMPVYLLLVVGLSILLLMLVFRSLLVPFKAALGFLLTIGATFGITVAIFQQGHLADLLGIDVPGPLVSFLPILLIGILFGLAMDYEVFLVSRMREDFVHGDTAQQATVNGMGHNARVVTAAALIMTAVFGGFVFMHDPIIKSMGFALAVGVLIDAFVVRMALVPAVMSLLGREAWWLPRALERALPDLDIEGEKLHRELAAQRREDHRGTVKV
- a CDS encoding RNA polymerase subunit sigma-70, translated to MVEDRGSGGLAEEAAVVGAAVAGDEEAAVVGAAVAGDEGAFGALAESVRRELRVHCYRMLGSYDEAEDIVQETFLRAWRRRETYEGRSTFRAWLYKIATNACLDVIDRNRRRAAPYQVPPLVDPGAPVRPPAYVPWLQPVPDRLLEPAADSAQGPESAAVARETIELAFLVAIQHLPARQRAVLITRDVLGWPAAETAALLGTSLASVKSALQRARATLKQHLPQRREDWAPPAEPSADERALLRRYVQAHERADLGALAGMLAEDVQMTMPPQPAWLVGRSALLAFSGQVFDAGSEWFHGRWRSVVTGANLQPAVAHYVERPTAGEIRDPAGRFHGQVLDVLRIDGGRITAITSFEPRYFAAFGLPPALP